In the genome of Streptococcus oralis, one region contains:
- the pflA gene encoding pyruvate formate-lyase-activating protein, producing MSEETIDYGQVTGMVHSTESFGAVDGPGIRFIVFLQGCHMRCQYCHNPDTWAMETNKSRERTVDDVLTEALRYRGFWGDKGGITVSGGEALLQIDFLIALFTKAKEKGIHCTLDTCALPFRNKPRYLEKFNKLMAVTDLVLLDIKEINEEQHKIVTSQTNKNILACAQYLSDIGKPVWIRHVLVPGLTDRDDDLIELGKFVKTLKNVDKFEILPYHTMGEFKWRELGIPYSLEGVKPPTADRVKNAKELMDTESYQDYMKRVHG from the coding sequence ATGTCTGAAGAAACAATTGACTATGGACAAGTGACAGGAATGGTGCATTCGACAGAGAGTTTTGGGGCGGTAGATGGTCCTGGGATTCGTTTTATTGTCTTTTTGCAGGGTTGTCACATGCGTTGCCAGTACTGCCATAACCCAGACACATGGGCTATGGAGACCAATAAATCACGCGAACGGACAGTAGATGATGTCTTGACAGAAGCTCTTCGTTATCGTGGATTCTGGGGAGACAAGGGAGGAATCACTGTCAGTGGTGGAGAGGCACTCTTACAGATTGATTTCTTGATTGCCCTCTTTACCAAGGCCAAGGAAAAAGGAATCCACTGTACCTTGGACACCTGTGCCCTTCCATTCCGTAACAAGCCACGTTATCTCGAAAAGTTTAATAAACTCATGGCTGTGACAGATTTGGTTCTCTTGGATATCAAGGAAATCAACGAAGAACAGCACAAGATTGTTACCAGCCAAACCAATAAAAACATCTTGGCCTGTGCCCAGTATCTATCAGATATTGGAAAGCCTGTTTGGATTCGCCATGTGCTGGTTCCGGGATTGACAGACAGAGATGACGACTTGATCGAACTTGGTAAATTTGTCAAGACCCTCAAAAACGTTGACAAGTTTGAAATCCTACCTTATCACACTATGGGAGAATTCAAATGGCGTGAACTTGGGATCCCTTATTCGCTTGAAGGGGTCAAACCTCCCACAGCAGACCGTGTTAAGAATGCCAAGGAATTGATGGATACAGAAAGTTACCAAGACTACATGAAACGTGTTCATGGATAA
- a CDS encoding diaminopimelate decarboxylase, with translation MKTPFISREDLETIVAEFPTPFHLYDEKGIREKARAVNKAFSWNEGFKEYFAVKATPTPAILKILKEEGCGVDCSSYVELLMSHKLDFPGSEIMFSSNNTPDQEYAYARELGATINLDAFEDIEHLERAAGIPEIISCRYNPGGVFELGTDIMDNPGEAKFGMTKAQLFEAFAILKEKGAKTFGIHSFLASNTVTHLYYPELARQLFELAVEIKDKLGISLDFINLSGGIGVNYRPDQEPNDIAVIGEGVRKVYEEVLTPAGLGQVKIFTELGRFMLAPHGVLVTKVTHKKKTYRTYLGVDASAVNLMRPAMYGAYHHITNLTHPDGPVEVVDVVGSLCENNDKFAINRELPHTEIGDLLVIHDTGAHGFSMGYQYNAKLRSAEILYTEEGKVRQIRRAERPEDYFATLYGFDFEPDH, from the coding sequence ATGAAAACACCATTTATCAGCCGAGAAGATTTAGAAACAATTGTTGCAGAGTTCCCAACTCCCTTTCACTTGTACGACGAGAAGGGGATTCGTGAAAAAGCAAGAGCGGTCAACAAGGCTTTTTCGTGGAATGAGGGCTTTAAGGAATATTTTGCCGTCAAGGCCACTCCAACTCCAGCCATCTTGAAAATTCTCAAAGAGGAAGGTTGTGGTGTGGACTGTTCTAGTTATGTAGAGCTCTTGATGAGCCACAAACTGGATTTCCCCGGTTCTGAGATCATGTTCTCATCAAACAACACACCAGACCAAGAGTATGCTTATGCGCGTGAACTGGGCGCAACCATTAACTTGGATGCCTTTGAAGACATTGAGCATCTGGAGCGAGCGGCAGGCATTCCAGAAATCATCTCTTGTCGTTACAATCCTGGTGGTGTTTTTGAACTGGGGACAGACATCATGGACAATCCTGGGGAAGCCAAGTTTGGTATGACCAAGGCTCAGCTTTTTGAAGCCTTTGCTATTTTGAAGGAAAAAGGAGCCAAGACTTTTGGGATTCATTCCTTCCTAGCATCCAATACCGTCACCCATCTCTACTATCCAGAGTTGGCCCGCCAGCTTTTTGAATTGGCTGTTGAAATCAAGGACAAGTTGGGCATTTCGCTAGACTTTATCAATCTTTCTGGTGGAATCGGAGTCAACTACCGCCCAGACCAGGAGCCAAATGACATTGCTGTGATTGGTGAGGGAGTTCGTAAGGTTTATGAGGAAGTCCTCACGCCAGCAGGTCTTGGTCAGGTCAAGATTTTCACTGAATTGGGCCGTTTTATGCTGGCACCTCACGGAGTTCTCGTCACCAAAGTAACTCATAAAAAGAAAACCTACCGTACCTATCTAGGTGTGGATGCCTCGGCCGTCAACCTCATGCGCCCCGCCATGTATGGAGCCTACCATCATATCACCAATCTGACCCATCCAGATGGGCCAGTTGAGGTCGTAGACGTGGTCGGTTCACTCTGTGAAAACAATGATAAATTTGCCATTAATCGCGAACTACCTCATACAGAAATCGGTGATTTGCTGGTGATTCATGATACAGGTGCACATGGATTCTCCATGGGTTATCAGTACAATGCCAAACTGCGTTCGGCAGAAATCCTCTATACCGAAGAAGGCAAAGTCCGTCAAATCCGCCGTGCAGAGCGTCCTGAGGACTATTTCGCAACCTTGTATGGTTTTGATTTTGAACCCGATCATTAA
- the purR gene encoding pur operon repressor translates to MKLRRSDRMVVISNYLINNPYKLTSLNTFAEKYESAKSSISEDIVIIKRAFEEIEIGHIQTVTGAGGGVIFTPSISSHEAKEMIADLRDKLSESDRILPGGYIYLSDLLSTPAILKNIGRIIAKSFMDQKIDAVMTVATKGVPLANAVANVLNVPFVIVRRDLKITEGSTVSVNYVSGSSGDRIEKMFLSKRSLKAGSRVLIVDDFLKGGGTVNGMISLLREFDSELAGVAVFADNAQEEREKQFDYKSLLKVTNIDVKNQSIDVEIGNIFDEDK, encoded by the coding sequence ATGAAATTAAGAAGAAGTGATCGGATGGTTGTCATTTCCAACTATTTGATTAATAATCCATACAAACTAACAAGTCTCAACACCTTTGCAGAAAAGTACGAATCTGCTAAATCATCGATTTCAGAGGACATCGTGATTATCAAGCGTGCCTTTGAGGAAATCGAAATCGGTCATATTCAGACTGTAACTGGAGCAGGTGGTGGCGTTATCTTTACACCATCAATCTCGAGTCATGAAGCCAAAGAAATGATCGCAGACTTGCGTGACAAACTTTCAGAAAGCGACCGTATCTTGCCAGGTGGCTATATCTACTTATCTGATTTGCTCAGTACACCTGCCATTTTGAAAAATATTGGGCGTATCATTGCCAAGAGCTTTATGGACCAAAAAATCGATGCCGTTATGACAGTGGCAACAAAAGGTGTGCCACTCGCAAATGCAGTTGCCAATGTCCTCAATGTTCCATTTGTCATTGTGCGTCGTGATTTGAAAATCACCGAAGGTTCAACGGTCAGTGTCAACTACGTATCAGGTTCAAGTGGAGACCGCATTGAGAAAATGTTCCTTTCAAAACGCAGTCTCAAGGCAGGCAGTCGTGTCTTGATTGTGGATGACTTCTTGAAAGGTGGCGGAACGGTCAACGGGATGATTAGTCTCTTGCGTGAGTTCGACTCTGAATTGGCTGGTGTCGCAGTCTTTGCAGATAATGCTCAAGAAGAACGTGAAAAGCAGTTCGATTACAAGTCACTCTTGAAAGTAACCAATATTGATGTCAAGAACCAATCCATCGATGTTGAGATTGGAAATATCTTTGACGAAGACAAATAA
- a CDS encoding 3'-5' exoribonuclease YhaM family protein, whose protein sequence is MKINHMKKDELFEGFYLIKSADLRQTRAGKNYLAFTFQDDSGEIEGKLWDAQPHNVEAFTAGKVVHMQGRREVYNNTPQVNQITLRLPQPGEPNDPADFKVKSPVDVKEIRDYMSQMIFKIENPVWQRIVRSLYTKYDKEFYSYPAAKTNHHAFETGLAYHTATMVRLADAISEIYPQLNKSLLYAGIMLHDLAKVLELSGPDQTEYTVRGNLIGHIALIDSEITKTVMELGIDDTREEVVLLRHVILSHHGLLEYGSPVRPRIMEAEIIHMIDNLDASMMMMSTALALVDKGEMTNKIFAMDNRSFYKPDLD, encoded by the coding sequence ATGAAGATTAATCACATGAAAAAAGATGAGCTGTTTGAAGGCTTTTACCTGATTAAGTCAGCTGACCTGAGACAGACGCGTGCTGGGAAAAACTACCTAGCCTTTACCTTCCAAGACGATAGTGGCGAGATTGAAGGAAAACTCTGGGATGCCCAGCCTCATAACGTTGAGGCCTTTACCGCTGGGAAAGTAGTCCACATGCAGGGACGTCGAGAAGTTTATAACAACACTCCTCAAGTTAATCAAATCACGCTTCGTTTACCTCAGCCTGGGGAACCCAATGATCCAGCTGATTTCAAGGTCAAGTCGCCAGTTGATGTCAAGGAAATCCGTGACTATATGTCGCAAATGATTTTCAAGATTGAAAATCCTGTTTGGCAGCGTATCGTTCGCAGTCTCTACACCAAGTATGATAAGGAATTCTACTCCTATCCAGCTGCCAAAACCAACCACCATGCCTTTGAAACGGGTTTGGCCTATCATACAGCAACCATGGTGCGCTTGGCAGATGCCATTAGCGAGATCTATCCTCAGCTCAACAAGAGCCTGCTCTATGCTGGGATTATGCTGCACGACTTGGCTAAGGTTTTAGAACTCAGTGGTCCCGATCAGACGGAGTACACAGTGCGAGGCAATCTCATCGGCCATATCGCCCTCATCGATAGCGAAATTACCAAGACAGTCATGGAACTCGGTATCGATGATACTAGAGAAGAAGTGGTGCTACTGCGCCATGTCATTCTCAGTCATCATGGCTTGCTGGAGTATGGAAGCCCAGTCCGTCCACGCATTATGGAGGCAGAGATTATTCATATGATCGATAATCTGGATGCCAGCATGATGATGATGTCAACGGCTCTAGCTTTGGTGGATAAAGGAGAGATGACCAATAAAATCTTCGCTATGGACAATCGTTCCTTCTATAAACCAGATTTAGATTAA
- the rmuC gene encoding DNA recombination protein RmuC — protein sequence METVLLLLLIANLAGLFLIWQRQDKQDKHLAKSLEDQADNLSDQLDYRFEQARQVSQLDQKDLEVAVSDRLQEVRIELHQGLTQVRQEMNENLLQTRDKTDQRLQALQESNEQRLEQMRQTVEEKLEKTLQTRLQASFETVSKQLESVNRGLGEMQTVARDVGALNKVLSGTKTRGILGELQLGQIIEDIMTPAQYEREYATVENSGERVEYAIKLPGQGDQEYVYLPIDSKFPLADYYRLEEAYEAGDKNEIERCRKSLLASVKRFAKDIKSKYLAPPRTTNFGVLFVPTEGLYSEIVRNPVFFDDLRREEQIIVAGPSTLSALLNSLSVGFKTLNIQKSADHISKTLASVKTEFGKFGGILVKAQKHLQHASGNIDELLNRRTTAIERTLRHIELSEGEPALDLLHFQEDEEEYED from the coding sequence ATGGAGACTGTATTACTACTATTATTAATTGCCAACCTAGCTGGACTCTTTCTGATTTGGCAAAGGCAGGATAAGCAAGATAAGCACCTAGCCAAGAGTTTGGAGGATCAAGCAGACAATCTTTCAGATCAACTGGATTATCGCTTTGAACAAGCCAGACAAGTCAGCCAGCTGGATCAAAAAGACTTGGAAGTGGCTGTCAGCGATCGTTTGCAAGAAGTGCGAATAGAGTTGCACCAAGGCCTGACTCAAGTTAGACAGGAGATGAACGAGAATCTCCTTCAAACCAGAGATAAGACCGACCAACGCCTTCAAGCCCTGCAGGAATCAAATGAGCAACGCTTGGAGCAAATGCGCCAGACGGTCGAGGAAAAACTGGAAAAGACCTTGCAGACGCGCTTGCAGGCTTCTTTTGAGACAGTTTCCAAGCAACTGGAGTCGGTCAATCGTGGTCTTGGAGAGATGCAGACAGTTGCCCGCGATGTCGGGGCCCTCAACAAGGTTCTCTCTGGGACCAAGACGCGAGGGATTCTGGGTGAATTGCAACTGGGGCAAATCATTGAAGACATCATGACACCTGCCCAGTACGAACGAGAATACGCAACGGTTGAGAACTCCGGCGAGCGAGTAGAGTATGCCATCAAGCTACCTGGCCAAGGCGATCAAGAATATGTCTACTTACCGATTGACTCCAAGTTTCCACTGGCGGATTATTACCGCTTAGAAGAAGCCTATGAAGCAGGCGATAAGAACGAAATTGAACGTTGTCGCAAGTCACTCCTAGCAAGCGTTAAGCGCTTTGCCAAGGATATCAAGAGTAAGTACCTGGCGCCACCTCGGACGACCAATTTTGGAGTCTTGTTTGTTCCGACAGAAGGCCTTTATTCAGAGATTGTTCGCAATCCGGTCTTCTTTGATGATTTGAGGCGGGAGGAACAGATTATTGTTGCTGGTCCAAGTACCCTATCAGCCCTGCTTAATTCCCTATCAGTTGGCTTCAAAACTCTCAATATCCAAAAGAGTGCTGACCATATCAGCAAGACCCTTGCTAGCGTCAAGACCGAGTTTGGCAAGTTCGGAGGCATTCTGGTCAAGGCACAAAAGCATCTCCAACATGCCTCTGGCAATATTGATGAATTATTAAACCGTCGTACTACAGCTATCGAGCGGACGCTCCGTCACATTGAATTATCAGAAGGTGAGCCTGCGCTTGATCTACTCCATTTCCAAGAAGATGAGGAAGAATATGAAGATTAA
- a CDS encoding thiamine diphosphokinase, whose protein sequence is MNECKLSENNWTRVAVFAGGDRGHYRTDFDSFVGVDRGSLWVLEENLPLALAVGDFDSVTADERQLIQERAQHFVQARPEKDDTDLELALLTIFEQNPQAQVTIFGALGGRIDHMLANVFLPSNPKLAPYMRQIAIEDGQNVIAYCPEGTSQLEPRSDYDYLAFMPVRDSQLTILGAKYELTEENFFFKKVYASNEYIDREVSVTCPDGYVVVLHSKDRR, encoded by the coding sequence ATGAACGAGTGCAAACTCTCAGAAAACAACTGGACTAGAGTTGCCGTTTTTGCAGGCGGAGATCGCGGTCATTACCGGACGGATTTTGATAGCTTTGTCGGTGTGGATCGAGGATCGCTCTGGGTCTTGGAAGAAAACCTTCCTCTTGCTCTAGCAGTTGGGGATTTTGATTCTGTGACCGCAGACGAACGTCAGTTAATTCAAGAACGTGCCCAGCATTTTGTCCAAGCCCGACCAGAAAAAGATGATACAGATTTGGAATTGGCTCTCTTGACCATCTTTGAGCAAAATCCTCAGGCTCAGGTGACTATTTTCGGTGCTCTTGGTGGTCGTATTGACCATATGCTGGCTAATGTCTTTCTGCCTAGCAATCCCAAGTTGGCACCCTATATGCGCCAGATAGCGATTGAGGATGGGCAAAATGTGATTGCCTATTGTCCAGAAGGGACGAGTCAGCTAGAACCACGCTCAGACTATGACTATCTAGCTTTTATGCCGGTTCGGGATAGCCAGCTGACCATTCTCGGTGCCAAGTATGAGTTGACAGAGGAAAATTTTTTCTTTAAAAAAGTGTATGCTTCTAACGAATATATAGATAGGGAAGTTTCGGTAACTTGCCCAGATGGCTATGTTGTTGTGCTGCATAGCAAGGACAGGAGGTAG
- the rpe gene encoding ribulose-phosphate 3-epimerase produces MSQYKIAPSILAADYANFEREIKRLEATGAEYAHIDIMDGDFVPQISFGAGVVEALRPHSKMVFDCHLMVANPEHHLEDFARAGADIISIHVEATHHIHGALQKIRSLGVKPSVVINPGTPVEAIKHILHLVDQVLVMTVNPGFGGQAFLPETMDKVRELVALRQEKGLSFEIEVDGGIDDQTIAQAKEAGATVFVAGSYVFKGDVNERVQTLRKQLD; encoded by the coding sequence ATGTCTCAATACAAGATTGCTCCGTCAATTCTGGCAGCAGATTATGCCAACTTTGAACGTGAAATCAAGCGCCTAGAAGCAACTGGTGCAGAATATGCCCATATCGATATCATGGATGGGGACTTTGTACCACAAATCAGTTTTGGTGCAGGTGTGGTTGAAGCTCTTCGGCCTCATAGCAAGATGGTCTTTGACTGCCACTTGATGGTGGCGAATCCTGAACACCACTTAGAAGATTTTGCGCGTGCAGGTGCAGACATCATCAGTATCCATGTAGAAGCAACGCATCATATTCATGGCGCTCTCCAAAAGATTCGTTCGCTCGGTGTCAAACCTTCGGTTGTCATCAATCCTGGGACACCTGTGGAGGCGATCAAGCACATCCTTCATCTAGTTGACCAAGTCTTGGTTATGACAGTTAACCCTGGCTTCGGTGGGCAAGCATTTCTACCTGAAACCATGGACAAGGTTCGTGAGTTGGTTGCCCTTCGTCAGGAAAAAGGTTTGAGCTTTGAGATTGAAGTCGATGGCGGTATTGATGACCAGACTATTGCTCAAGCCAAAGAAGCTGGTGCGACCGTTTTTGTAGCAGGATCCTATGTCTTTAAGGGAGATGTCAATGAACGAGTGCAAACTCTCAGAAAACAACTGGACTAG
- the rsgA gene encoding ribosome small subunit-dependent GTPase A translates to MQGQIIKALAGFYYVESDGQVYQTRARGNFRKKGHTPYVGDWVDFSAEENSEGYILKIHERKNSLVRPPIVNIDQAVVIMSVKEPDFNSNLLDRFLVLLEHKGIHPIVYISKMDLLEDREELSFYQQTYRAIGYDFVTSKEELLPLLTGKVTVFMGQTGVGKSTLLNKIAPDLNLETGEISDSLGRGRHTTRAVSFYNLNGGKIADTPGFSSLDYEVSTAEDLNQAFPEIASVSRDCKFRTCTHTHEPSCAVKPAVEEGIIATFRFDNYLQFLSEIENRRETYKKVSKKIPK, encoded by the coding sequence ATGCAGGGACAAATCATTAAAGCCTTAGCAGGATTCTACTATGTAGAGAGTGATGGTCAAGTCTATCAGACACGTGCGCGTGGGAATTTCCGTAAAAAAGGTCACACACCCTACGTCGGAGACTGGGTAGATTTTTCTGCTGAGGAAAATTCCGAAGGTTATATCCTCAAGATCCACGAACGGAAAAATAGTCTGGTCCGTCCGCCTATTGTTAATATTGACCAAGCAGTGGTTATCATGTCGGTCAAGGAGCCGGATTTTAATAGCAATTTGCTGGATCGCTTCTTGGTTCTTTTGGAGCACAAGGGTATCCATCCCATCGTCTATATTTCTAAAATGGATTTGCTAGAAGATAGGGAAGAATTAAGTTTTTACCAACAAACCTATCGTGCTATTGGTTACGACTTTGTGACTAGTAAGGAAGAGCTATTGCCTTTGTTGACAGGCAAAGTGACAGTTTTTATGGGGCAGACAGGTGTTGGGAAGTCAACCCTCCTCAATAAAATCGCACCGGACCTCAATCTTGAAACAGGAGAAATCTCAGACAGTCTTGGTCGCGGTCGTCATACCACTCGGGCTGTTAGTTTTTACAACCTCAATGGAGGTAAAATCGCAGACACGCCAGGATTTTCATCGCTGGATTATGAAGTGTCAACGGCTGAAGACCTCAATCAGGCCTTTCCAGAGATTGCCAGTGTCAGTCGAGACTGTAAGTTCCGTACTTGTACCCATACCCATGAGCCGTCCTGTGCGGTCAAGCCAGCTGTAGAAGAGGGTATCATTGCAACCTTCCGTTTTGACAACTACCTGCAATTCCTCAGCGAAATTGAAAATCGCAGAGAAACCTATAAAAAAGTCAGCAAAAAAATTCCAAAATAA
- the rsmA gene encoding 16S rRNA (adenine(1518)-N(6)/adenine(1519)-N(6))-dimethyltransferase RsmA, which yields MRIADYSVTKAVLERHGFTFKKSFGQNFLTDTNILQKIVDTAEIDDQVNVIEIGPGIGALTEFLAERAAQVMAFEIDHRLVPILADTLRDFDNVTVVNEDILKVDLAQNIQNFKNPELPIKVVANLPYYITTPILMHLIESGIPFSEFVVMMQKEVADRISAQPNTKAYGSLSIAVQYYMTAKVAFIVPRTVFVPAPNVDSAILKMVRRPDPAVAVEDEQLFFKVSKASFTHRRKTLWNNLTGYFGKTEEIKDKLTKALDQAGLSPSVRGEALSLEEFASLADALKGQGL from the coding sequence ATGAGAATTGCAGATTATAGCGTGACCAAGGCAGTGCTGGAGCGTCACGGTTTTACCTTTAAAAAGTCCTTCGGGCAAAATTTCCTGACGGATACCAATATCCTTCAAAAAATCGTGGATACAGCTGAAATTGATGATCAGGTTAATGTCATCGAAATCGGGCCAGGGATTGGTGCCTTGACAGAATTTTTGGCTGAGCGTGCAGCTCAAGTCATGGCATTTGAGATCGACCACCGTTTGGTACCGATTTTGGCAGATACCCTGCGTGATTTTGACAATGTAACAGTAGTCAACGAGGACATTCTCAAAGTTGACTTGGCCCAGAATATCCAGAATTTCAAAAATCCTGAATTGCCGATTAAGGTAGTTGCCAATTTGCCCTACTATATCACAACGCCTATTCTCATGCATTTAATCGAGAGTGGCATTCCTTTTAGTGAGTTTGTCGTCATGATGCAAAAAGAAGTGGCGGATCGCATCTCAGCACAGCCCAATACCAAGGCTTACGGTAGTTTGTCGATTGCTGTTCAATATTACATGACAGCAAAGGTTGCCTTTATCGTGCCTCGTACGGTCTTTGTACCAGCACCAAACGTGGACTCAGCTATCTTGAAAATGGTGCGCCGTCCAGACCCTGCCGTAGCAGTGGAAGATGAGCAGCTCTTCTTTAAGGTTTCCAAGGCTAGCTTCACTCATCGTCGCAAGACCTTATGGAACAATTTGACAGGCTACTTTGGGAAGACCGAAGAAATCAAGGACAAACTGACCAAGGCTTTGGACCAGGCAGGCTTATCTCCATCTGTGCGTGGGGAAGCTCTCAGCTTAGAAGAGTTTGCCAGCCTAGCAGATGCGCTTAAAGGACAGGGACTCTAA
- a CDS encoding SDR family NAD(P)-dependent oxidoreductase codes for MKKVIITGGNSGIGYQSAKQLAEKGWSVTLFCRRKEAAEQACEKIRQQTGNPHVDYILVDLSDVKSVRKVAEQYIQKEDVLDVLINNAADFDLSVKKPILTREGLEKQFATNVVAPFLLSTLLRGLLEKSENGRIINISSQGLMLYPFMKLDFENLAGQKHYSPAKTYYQNKLALLMLSLYMRKHWKGIKVQAIRVTNVKVDMRRYDHLSAFMKNLYKIKSRFSINPEEMAKVYTALSTEDGYDGFLYDEKCREVKANASAYKEEDQKKLYTLLEKMTFSRDNL; via the coding sequence ATGAAAAAAGTAATTATTACAGGTGGCAATAGTGGTATTGGCTACCAGTCTGCTAAACAGTTGGCTGAGAAGGGCTGGTCGGTGACCCTGTTTTGCCGGCGAAAAGAAGCTGCTGAGCAAGCCTGTGAGAAAATCCGTCAACAAACAGGAAATCCGCATGTAGATTATATCTTGGTTGATCTATCTGATGTGAAGAGTGTCAGAAAAGTGGCGGAACAGTATATTCAAAAAGAAGACGTTCTAGACGTTCTGATTAACAATGCAGCTGATTTTGATTTGTCAGTCAAAAAGCCAATCCTGACTAGAGAGGGATTAGAAAAGCAATTCGCGACCAACGTGGTTGCTCCCTTTTTACTTTCTACTTTGTTGAGAGGCTTGTTGGAAAAGTCTGAGAATGGTCGAATTATTAATATTTCTTCTCAAGGGCTGATGCTTTATCCCTTCATGAAGCTTGATTTTGAAAATTTAGCTGGTCAAAAACATTATAGTCCTGCTAAGACCTATTATCAGAATAAACTAGCCTTGTTGATGCTGTCGCTTTATATGCGGAAACATTGGAAAGGTATCAAGGTTCAGGCGATTCGTGTGACCAATGTCAAAGTTGATATGCGCCGCTATGATCACCTCAGCGCTTTTATGAAAAATCTGTATAAAATTAAGTCAAGATTTTCGATTAATCCTGAAGAAATGGCGAAAGTCTATACAGCTTTATCTACAGAAGATGGATATGACGGTTTTTTGTATGACGAGAAATGCAGAGAAGTAAAGGCTAACGCATCTGCGTACAAGGAAGAAGACCAGAAAAAACTCTACACCTTGTTAGAGAAAATGACATTTTCAAGAGACAATCTATAA
- the rnmV gene encoding ribonuclease M5, which yields MKEKISQVIVVEGRDDTANLKRYFDVETYETRGSAINDQDIERIRRLHELHGVIVFTDPDFNGERIRRMIMTAIPTVQHAFLKRDEAVPKSKSKGRSLGIEHASYEDLKTALAQVTEQFENESQFDLSRSDLIRLGFLAGADSRRRREYLGEQLRIGYSNGKQLLKRLELFGVTLAEVEKVMTKYSN from the coding sequence ATGAAAGAAAAAATTTCCCAAGTCATTGTGGTCGAAGGTCGCGATGATACGGCCAATCTCAAACGTTACTTTGATGTAGAGACCTATGAAACACGAGGTTCCGCAATAAATGACCAGGATATAGAGCGGATTCGTCGCCTGCATGAACTGCATGGAGTCATTGTCTTTACAGATCCAGATTTTAATGGGGAACGCATTCGTCGCATGATTATGACGGCCATTCCAACAGTGCAGCATGCCTTCCTCAAGCGAGATGAGGCTGTTCCCAAATCTAAGTCCAAGGGACGTTCTCTGGGAATTGAACACGCCAGCTATGAAGACCTAAAAACAGCGCTGGCTCAGGTGACAGAGCAATTTGAAAACGAGAGTCAGTTTGACCTCAGTCGGAGCGACTTGATTCGCCTAGGTTTCCTAGCGGGAGCAGACAGTCGTAGACGCCGAGAGTATCTAGGCGAACAGCTCCGCATCGGCTATTCCAATGGAAAACAGCTGCTCAAGCGGTTGGAGTTGTTTGGAGTAACCTTGGCAGAAGTGGAAAAAGTGATGACTAAGTATTCAAACTAA
- a CDS encoding TatD family hydrolase, producing MIFDTHTHLNVEEFAGREAEEIALAAEMGVTQMNIVGFDKPTIERALELADEYEQLYATIGWHPTEAGTYTDEIEAYLLEKLKHPKVVALGEIGLDYHWMTASKEVQEQVFRRQIQLSKDLNLPFVVHTRDALEDTYEIIKSEGVGPRGGIMHSFSGSLEWAEKFVELGMTISFSGVVTFKKATDIQEAAKELPLDKILVETDAPYLAPVPKRGRENKTAYTRYVVDFIADLRGMTTEELAAVTTANAERIFGLDSK from the coding sequence ATGATTTTTGATACGCACACACATTTAAATGTAGAAGAATTTGCAGGACGTGAGGCAGAAGAAATCGCCTTGGCTGCTGAGATGGGTGTGACACAGATGAATATTGTTGGTTTTGATAAGCCAACCATTGAACGAGCCCTAGAGTTGGCAGATGAGTATGAGCAACTCTACGCAACTATTGGCTGGCATCCGACGGAAGCAGGCACTTACACAGATGAGATCGAAGCTTACTTGCTTGAAAAACTAAAACATCCTAAGGTCGTTGCCTTGGGGGAGATTGGTCTGGACTATCACTGGATGACAGCATCTAAGGAAGTGCAGGAACAGGTTTTTCGCCGTCAGATTCAGTTGTCTAAGGATTTGAATTTGCCTTTTGTGGTCCATACCCGTGATGCGCTAGAAGATACTTATGAGATTATCAAGAGTGAGGGCGTTGGTCCTCGTGGTGGGATTATGCATTCATTTTCAGGCTCTTTGGAGTGGGCTGAGAAGTTTGTCGAGCTTGGCATGACCATTTCTTTCTCGGGAGTGGTGACCTTTAAGAAAGCGACGGATATCCAAGAAGCTGCTAAAGAGCTACCTTTGGATAAAATTTTGGTAGAGACGGATGCCCCCTACCTGGCTCCTGTTCCTAAACGTGGCCGTGAAAACAAAACAGCCTACACACGCTATGTGGTGGACTTTATCGCGGATTTGCGTGGGATGACGACTGAGGAGTTAGCCGCAGTAACAACTGCAAATGCGGAGCGTATCTTTGGATTGGACAGCAAGTGA